The Neospora caninum Liverpool complete genome, chromosome X genome includes a region encoding these proteins:
- a CDS encoding SRS domain-containing protein: MVSKVSGAFCAMKGPAIVVGLLCLSGSLLLSNANSTDATCSESKTLASVALTKESSPIKIKCPDGSDVFPAVTDKSNNSYCTDSSCAQQAPLDPAFSIQADAAASGAVGGVGVSLQSAKANAKSYTLTMHQSSQNSSTLYFQCRTPGESKARSREEFLKKRVEESQATETKCTIQVAAYGSEAAAAAETEKECNLGGKLSVSLNPKSQSFTFHCAEGSSLQPVNFENAFAGNQCADQKALTEFGLVASLLEGKSAASGTPAPPASTGALPAYTFTVSKFPAENTPVLLCYKCEKTAAVSEHVDETPSECTALIEVSGESATGDGQEDNQDPSELGTSSGAAKHAADTLLIALVTLLFSALAVDASV, from the exons ATGGTCAGCAAAGTTTCTGGAGCCTTCTGCGCAATGAAGGGCCCGGCGATTGTTGTCGGCCTGCTGTGTCTGTCAGGCAGTTTACTGCTATCGAACGCGAACAGCACCGATGCCACGTGCTCAGAGAGCAAAACACTGGCTTCTGTGGCTCTCACGAAAGAAAGCAGCCCAATCAAAATCAAATGCCCAGACGGATCTGACGTGTTTCCAGCAGTTACAGACAAGTCCAACAACTCTTACTGTACAGACTCGTCGTGCGCCCAACAGGCGCCTCTGGACCCGGCATTTTCTATCCAGGCAGATGCCGCCGCATCAGGGGCGGTGGGGGGAGTAGGCGTATCACTCCAATCAGCCAAAGCAAACGCAAAAAGCTACACGCTTACCATGCATCAATCGAGCCAAAATTCATCTACCCTGTATTTCCAGTGCCGGACGCCAGGCGAATCAAAGGCACGATCTCGCGAGGAGTTTCTGAAAAAAAGAGTAGAAGAGTCACAAGCCACAGAGACCAAGTGCACTATTCAAGTCGCGGCTTACGGTTcagaagctgctgctgctgcagagacagaaa AGGAGTGTAACCTGGGAGGCAAGCTGTCGGTGAGCCTCAACCCCAAGTCGCAGTCATTCACGTTCCACTGCGCAGAGGGCTCGAGCTTGCAGCCCGTTAACTTTGAGAATGCTTTTGCAGGGAACCAATGCGCCGACCAAAAGGCTCTGACCGAATTTGGACTGgttgcttctctcttggAAGGGAAATCTGCCGCTTCAGGTACCCCGGCTCCCCCCGCCTCTACAGGCGCTTTGCCTGCCTACACGTTCACTGTCTCGAAGTTTCCGGCAGAAAATACGCCTGTGTTGCTGTGCTACAAATGTGAAAAAACGGCCGCTGTCAGCGAACATGTTGACGAAACTCCCAGTGAATGCACAGCGCTCATCGAGGTCTCAGGAGAATCTGCAACAGGCGATGGACAAGAGGATAATCAAGATCCGTCTGAACTAGGAACCTCGAGCGGGGCAGCGAAGCATGCAGCGGATACACTGCTTATTGCTTTGGTgactctccttttttcggcTCTCGCCGTGGACGCTTCTGTATAA